One window from the genome of Candidatus Sysuiplasma acidicola encodes:
- a CDS encoding IS607 family transposase — MKLSVWARKEGIGYRAAWRMWKSGQLKGNQLPTGTIIVDVEKPSTLPDSVAIYTRVSSSENRSNLDSQAERLTQYAVARGYRIYKIVKEVGSGVNDNRKQLLIDDGYSKIIVEHKDRLTRFGFNYIDTLFRQHGKSIEVVNEAANDRDDLMQDFVSIITSFCARLYGQRGSTRKTERIIRELKDAEDG; from the coding sequence ATGAAGCTGTCTGTATGGGCACGAAAGGAGGGAATCGGCTATCGTGCCGCATGGCGTATGTGGAAGTCAGGTCAGCTGAAGGGGAACCAGTTGCCCACCGGTACCATCATAGTTGATGTGGAGAAGCCTTCCACACTGCCAGACAGCGTTGCGATATACACGCGTGTCTCCAGTTCTGAGAACAGGAGCAATCTTGACAGTCAGGCAGAGCGCCTCACACAGTATGCGGTTGCCAGGGGATACAGGATATACAAGATAGTCAAGGAAGTCGGTAGCGGTGTGAATGATAACAGGAAACAACTGCTCATAGATGACGGATACTCGAAGATTATAGTGGAGCATAAGGACAGGCTCACCAGGTTTGGTTTCAACTACATCGACACGCTCTTCAGGCAGCACGGCAAAAGCATTGAAGTGGTCAACGAAGCAGCAAACGACAGGGATGACCTGATGCAGGACTTCGTCTCGATTATCACATCATTCTGTGCAAGGTTGTATGGACAGAGAGGAAGCACAAGAAAGACAGAGCGCATAATCAGGGAGTTGAAAGATGCAGAGGACGGTTAG
- a CDS encoding transposase, whose product MFRCVHCGHTDDADMNGAQNIRLLGLAGVYISVRCQTNSQAGNICL is encoded by the coding sequence ATGTTCAGGTGCGTCCATTGTGGACACACGGATGACGCCGACATGAATGGTGCACAGAACATCAGGCTGCTGGGGCTGGCGGGAGTCTATATCTCCGTTCGCTGCCAAACGAATTCACAGGCGGGGAATATCTGTCTATGA